The proteins below come from a single Drosophila busckii strain San Diego stock center, stock number 13000-0081.31 chromosome X, ASM1175060v1, whole genome shotgun sequence genomic window:
- the LOC108606759 gene encoding probable ATP-dependent RNA helicase kurz, whose translation MHEEQADTDLEDAADADDDDEQLVEQGPASTKQPLWVLPLYSLLSSEKQQRIFQPVPEGCRLCVVSTNVAETSLTIPHIKYVVDSGRQKTRLYDKLTGVSAFVVTYTSKACADQRAGRAGRVSAGHCYRLYSSAVYNDLFADFSPPDIQQKPVDDLMLQMRCMGIDRVVHFPFPTPPDQLQLQAAEQRLTVLGALEPRRSNDDKQPPAVAKLGHVISRFPVAPRFGKMLALSNQQQLLPYTVCLVAALSVQELLIETGVQREEDVAPVSNKHHQKRQSWAASGNYKLLGDPMVLLRAVGAAEYAGSQGKLASFCEANGLRHKAISEVRKLRVQLTNEINLNVSDVELCVDPQLKPPSDAQARFLRQILLAGMGDRVARKVPLAEITDKDERRRLKYAYNCADMEQPAFLHANSVLKQSTPEWIIYQEAYELQHGDGGKMFIRGITAIEPEWLLIYVPLLCNIREVREDPAPRYDSASGKVYCHVDATFGKVAWELPLGEIEMPLSEKSCCYFGMFLLEGSVCPQLADFKPKLKSTPASLIKSWSNLNDKVLRFKRALITRHIHSRQTLLDQWQSDPNFLLDEYQNLLYDVALSELAPIWPPIQLPATTN comes from the exons ATGCATGAGGAGCAGGCAGATACTGACTTGGAGGACGCGGcagatgctgatgatgatgatgagcagtTGGTGGAACAGGGACCTGCTAGCACTAAGCAACCGCTTTGGGTGCTGCCACTGTACTCGCTGCTCTCCTCTGAGAAACAACAGCGAATCTTTCAGCCCGTGCCCGAAGGCTGCCGCCTGTGCGTGGTGAGCACTAACGTGGCGGAGACTTCACTGACCATACCACATATTAAATACGTGGTGGACTCTGGCAGACAGAAGACGCGTCTCTATGACAAGCTGACCGGCGTGAGCGCCTTTGTGGTAACCTACACCTCCAAAGCGTGCGCTGATCAGCGTGCAGGCCGCGCCGGTCGTGTGAGCGCTGGACACTGCTATCGTCTCTATTCCAGCGCTGTGTACAACGATCTGTTCGCCGACTTTAGTCCACCGGATATACAGCAAAAGCCAGTGGATGATTTGATGCTGCAGATGCGCTGCATGGGCATAGATCGTGTGGTGCATTTCCCGTTTCCCACACCGCCGgatcagctgcagttgcaagcgGCCGAACAGCGTCTGACAGTGCTGGGTGCCTTGGAGCCACGTCGCTCCAATGATGACAAGCAGCCACCTGCTGTAGCCAAGCTTGGCCATGTTATATCTCGATTTCCTGTGGCACCACGCTTTGGCAAAATGCTCGCGCTCTccaatcaacagcagctgctgccgtaTACGGTCTGTCTGGTGGCCGCGCTCTCCGTGCAGGAGCTGCTCATTGAAACGGGCGTGCAGCGTGAGGAGGATGTGGCGCCCGTGTCCAATAAACACCATCAAAAGCGCCAGAGCTGGGCTGCCAGCGGCAACTACAAGCTGCTCGGTGATCCCATGGTGCTCCTGCGTGCTGTGGGCGCTGCCGAATACGCAGGCTCCCAGGGCAAGCTGGCCAGCTTTTGTGAGGCCAATGGACTGAGGCACAAAGCCATCAGCGAGGTGCGCAAGCTGCGCGTGCAGCTCACCAACGAGATCAATTTGAATGTCAGCGATGTAGAGCTGTGCGTAGATCCGCAGCTGAAGCCACCCAGTGATGCGCAGGCGCGTTTTCTGCGACAAATTTTGCTGGCGGGCATGGGTGATCGTGTGGCGCGCAAAGTGCCGCTTGCGGAGATTACCGACAAAGATGAGCGTCGACGCTTAAAGTACGCCTACAACTGTGCAGACATGGAGCAACCGGCGTTCCTGCATGCCAACTCCGTGCTCAAGCAATCGACACCAGAATGGATCATCTATCAGGAGGCTTATGAGCTGCAGCATGGCGATGGTGGTAAAATGTTTATACGCGGCATCACAGCCATTGAGCCGGAGTGGCTGCTCATCTATGTGCCGCTGCTCTGCAACATACGTGAGGTGCGTGAGGATCCTGCGCCGCGCTATGACTCCGCCTCTGGCAAGGTCTACTGTCATGTTGATGCCACATTTGGCAAGGTCGCTTGGGAGCTGCCACTGGGCGAGATCGAAATGCCGCTCAGCGAAAAGTCATGCTG CTACTTTGGAATGTTTTTGTTGGAAGGCAGCGTCTGTCCGCAGCTAGCCGACTTCAAGCCCAAGCTCAAGTCCACGCCCGCCTCGCTCATCAAAAGCTGGTCCAATTTGAATGACAAGGTGCTGCGTTTCAAACGAGCGCTGATCACCAGGCACATACACTCGCGTCAGACGCTTCTCGATCAATGGCAGAGCGATCCAAACT TTTTGCTTGACGAGTATCAGAATCTGCTCTACGATGTCGCACTCAGCGAGTTGGCGCCTATTTGGCCGCCGATTCAATTGCCTGCAACCACAAACTGA